Genomic window (Lycium barbarum isolate Lr01 chromosome 2, ASM1917538v2, whole genome shotgun sequence):
GGGTGGGAGGTAGGGGCCGGGTGTGGGCTGGTGGCGATGAAGGCTATGGGGGCGGGGGTGGGTTGGGGCATGTTGAAGGGTGTTGAGGAGATAATCAGTGTGGAATATCACTTATAAAAGTTACTTTGTTTCCCTGATTTAATTAGGaaagtcatttttccggaattttAAGGACTTGCTTATTTagaaaaaatgttttccaaaacacTGTGATCAATAGAAACTCCACTCCCCCTATTAGAGCATACTCCCGAAACTAGATTCACTCTTGTCTCAACGATTTACCTACCAAAcatatattttcctccataccaaacacgcCCTATATCTGAACAATGATTTTCTACCTTCGAGTGATTTCTTACTAATTAATTGTCAAATAATGGCACACAGATTATCTCATATTCTAATCAGGAGTGCTTCTCTCTTTAACGTGTCATACATAACATGAATTTAAATTAGTCGAACCAGCACATGTTGGATACCATATGGTTCAAATAAAGATTCTATCACTACTCAAAACTTGTTTCATTTTAGTATTAAAAAATAAATGATCGTATGTTTCACAAAAAAAATTCATTAGACAGACAACTGTATTTGTACTTTCTTATATATGTTTTACGCTAGTTGATTTACTGTAATTGCCGGTGACACTAACATGTTAGACTAGAGTAGGGGTGTAAGTGGTTTTTCAAAAACCGATTGAACCGACCGAATCGTACCGTACCGAATCGATTTTTAGGttctttttaataaaaccgaAGGTTTTAAAATAAATTGATAACTGTACCGAATAATTAGCGTGGATTTTTATTGTATAAAAAATATCGAAAAAATACTGAACCGAACCGAAAAATACATATGTAGAAATATATTTTAAATATCATAATTTATAATACATAGCTTTAGATATTTTGTCCTTGGGATGAATTTAAATGGAGAGGACTATAACTAAAATTTAAACCTACCCGTCAACCCTAttgaaaaaaaatacataaagtcTCGAACACTACTACACGATAATATCATCAACTgctccaaaagaagaaaaggtttggtttcctcctcttctttttgtttatattttttctaaatttttaaaGGTCTTATTCCAATTAGCAATGGTAGTAACTACATATAACTTCATATTGCAAATTCTTTAACTAATTTTTTTAGTACAATTACTCTTTCTCCACTGCCACCGGAACCTATATGACAATTAATTTATATAGTTCTACTTTTCAACAATTTCTTATGATAAAAATAATCTTTAAACACCAATTATCATGTCTTGATACAATTGTTGGTTTGCCGCCTTGCTACCTGCAAGATCCACCAATCCATTGTACAGTTCTAgtttttaataattttaatatTCTTTTAGAAGTAACGAATATACATATTTATTGTGTAGTGTGTTCCTTATAAGTTATAAGTAGATGTCGTTGTATTTGTGAGCATCAATAATGTAGTGTTTTCAATTTGTTTCTTCCAtaactttttaatccttgttTTTTGAATTGCATTAggtgattttttaaaaaatacctaaaattaaccgaaccgtaccAATACCGAAGAAAAACCGATCTCATTGGGACGGTTTTCAAAAGTTTAATTTTGGTTATATATAGTAGAGTAACCGAAAAATTGGTTTGGTATAATTTTTTGCAAAAAACTGACCGAACCGAATCATTGACACCCCTACTTAGTACTCTCAGTTCTTGAGTCCcatcttgattgatttttgcCCCCTTGTGCGATATAAATTATACTTTTTGTCTTTGCTTAACATTATTTTACACTACCGTAAAATAGTGAGATCAATCTTTATTCTTGTcgtctttcatgttttctttatttatcaccttttaaaaagtaaaaaatgtCTAGAATTTTGGCCAAAGTCCTATAGAAGTATGCATGATCGTGTCTTTAACTTTTACCAGTGactatgacatgatgatgttttgttaaaaaaaaaaactgaaaattaaccgaaccgtaccgataccGATACCGAAGGGAAACCGATATGATGGGACGGTTTTGGAAAGTCTAATATTGGTTCTACAAAATGAGATAACCGAAAAATTGgtatggtataaattttataaaataaccgcccgaaccgtaccattgacacccctagacTAGAGGGTCGAAACttgagaagaaaagaaagaaaaaggaaaaatttgAACGTCCTTTATACCATATTCGGTTTGTCTTTCGCGTATTGTAGTCGAAGAACGATTGAGATCATCAAattttataacttaatttcacgTGTGAAAGTTCTTCACTTTAGCATTTTGTTCGCCTATGAGGCTATAATTCTCTATTCTACGAACCATTCCTTGCTATCAACAAAAATATCAATATACATCCTCATGCTTATCAACTATCCATAATACAAGAAAAAAAGTATTCAGAATATCAAAAAAGGCTAGCCGTTCTTTTTCCCTTGGCTTTAGTTTATTTTAGTTGGCCTTTACTACTTTTGCATCTTGGTATTTAATTAATAATCTTACTTGCTTTCTTATCAATATAAATATCTTCACTTTTCTTCAAACCCCTACTTCCTACCATTAGGAAAAAAATGAACGAAGAAAAGTAGAGTAAGTTGTGTTCATGTTGAGAAGTCAAAATAGAAGAGTTATACATTATACTCATATATCCACCACGAGCAACCCTATTATATCAAGAGTAAGGAAAGAATGCGTGGACAAGAATAGgttaggagcccgtttggattggcttataagttgcttataagctgttttcagtttttttgagtgtttggctggccagcttaaagtcattttgtgcttaaaataagctcaaaaaaataattgatccCATTTGATTTaccttatctaaagcagcttataagctaaaaacaacttataagccaaaaaaaataagtttaactacctcaacttattttttttagcttataagttgttagcagcttataggcataaaccCATCCAAATACGCTATAGGTAAGAAGCACTTGTTGATAGGATGGGACCACAATCACAGAGAGGTCACATTAACCTTAAATTAATGAAATAAACAAAATCGTATACTCCAACTGTTAATTAAAGGCATGCATAGGATATAAAATATGGAATCATGGAATGTAACCTCCATATACTTGCACGGTAAAGCCTCTACACTCTACACTATCATGTACCTTAACCTAATATAACAAATAACCTATAGTACGCTATCATGTACTCTAACCTAATATAATAAGTAACCTAATGTCTTAGTTTCTAAGCTACCAAACCAGATTAAGTTATTATGAAATATTATATCTTGTTAGACCTTAATAACTTGataatataatattatatttatgatattaattAATATATAGATTAAGCTAAATTAGTTTAATTTCTATATactaatattataaaaaaaaattaaagataaaataTAACTAAAGATAGTTGTATATTATCACACTTGGAATCTGATCTATGACTTAAAGCTAGTGTTCAACCATCTTTGTCAGTATATTAGCATAATTACTCATGTTAAGGGATTCAATaatttatatgtatataaaaaatttatgtatataattttggGATGACCTTACGTCTACTTAGCTCAGCTCGTGCCTATAATAAGTACTTCCTTTGTTTCAATATATGTGATATTATTTCAATTTTGAGAGTCAAATAGGATTTTTACCATAATTTTTTCATATGCCTTCTAAATAATCCGATTTAATTTGTCAgttattttaatttatatatttttacGTAATTTCCGGATATGTTATTCTTATTTTAAAAACTTTAAAGACTTCATATCCGAATTCGCGATcaaaatttaaaagtttgactCTCGGAATCCAACGGTATCACATCAATTGAGACAGAGAAAGtgatatagagcctgtttggatgggcttatgtctataaggtgaaaacagcttataagctaaaaaaaataagttggggtagtctaacttattttttttagcttataagctgttttcagcttataagctgctttagataagttaagtcaaatgggcccaattatttttttgagcttattttaagcacaaaataactttaaattagtcagtcaaacactcaaaaaaactgaaaacagcttataagcaacttataagtcaatccaaacgggctcataatagTAATATAGTAAAAAATTCATAATAAAAAATGACGCAAAAGGAAAAATACACGAGATTTTAAACTGTTGTTTAAACGGCATTAATCGCGGGTTTGGGGAATATTTTACGATTGTTATAAATAGTTAACTCCCTTCCCACAATTATACATCTAACATAAAGCAAATAAAAACAAAAGCTGGAAACACAAGAAACCCAAAACACACAACAAACATCTCAAAAATGAAGAAACTTATCCTACTAATCTTCAACATAACGCTCCTCTCAATAGGCAACTGTGGTGGCCCTTTAATCTCTCGTCTCTACTTCATTCATGGTGGTCAAAGAATTTGGATACCCAGTATGTTACAAACAGTTGGTTGTCCAATTATATTAATACCCCTAGTCCTTGCTTATTTCCAACGAAGGAAAATCGAAGGACCTGAGGCTAAAATCGTCTTTATAACACGACAAGAGTTGATATCATCGGCTGGTGTCGGAATAATCGCTGGTCTTGACGGTTATTTAAACTCATGGGGCCCAGCTAAATTACCTGTTTCAACTTCGACTTTAATTAACGCAACTCAACTAGCGTTTACTGCGTTATTTGCAGTGCTTATTGTTAAGCAGAAATTAACAGCGTATTCGACGAATTCAGTGGTTTTGTTGATTGCTGGTGCTGCCACGTTAGCTTTAAGAGCTAATGGTGATAGACCTGAGGGTGAGTCTGGAAAGGATTATGTGTTGGGGTTTGTTATGACGTTTATTGG
Coding sequences:
- the LOC132627585 gene encoding purine permease 3-like codes for the protein LPSHNYTSNIKQIKTKAGNTRNPKHTTNISKMKKLILLIFNITLLSIGNCGGPLISRLYFIHGGQRIWIPSMLQTVGCPIILIPLVLAYFQRRKIEGPEAKIVFITRQELISSAGVGIIAGLDGYLNSWGPAKLPVSTSTLINATQLAFTALFAVLIVKQKLTAYSTNSVVLLIAGAATLALRANGDRPEGESGKDYVLGFVMTFIGAVFYGLMLPLIELIYMKAKRAVTYTTVLEIQMVIGVSATVFCTVGMIINKDFQAIPREASHYAIGEVKYYMVLVWCAIIWQFALLGLVGVIFYSSSLLSGIIGAFLLPVTEVLAVILFHEKFQAEKGIAIFLALWGFVSYFYGEYVQSKKEKKMKLKKTESQISQQLDMDQTAHVV